The genomic interval taacaaaacagctgttattaatattaatgacaACGAGCTGCTACTTTAATAAACATGTAGTGACTTCATCTCTTCAACTCTGCCAGCTCGAACAGTGGCTCCATTTACACTAACTCATGTTGTTCAgccaaacacaaataaaaacccATTTCTTCAAtctgaataaataatgaatgacATAGATAAATATCTATTTATAATCCAATCAGATGAGTTcaggttttaaatgtgtagaTCAACATTACTATGTCCTAATCAATGAGATTTTCCCTAAAATGAGCAGATTGACTTTGCCATTGTGTATCATCATCGAGTCAGGCttctattttattatttgtgaAACACTTAATTTAACAGAAACGAAAGAAATGTTTCTACTTCAGAAAGTAaactttcattttaaaacatatattaGTTCAGAGGATCTTCTGTATAGAGATCAAACCATTTACCAACAattataaacataaacattgaTATTTACTTTACCAAGTAACAATGGACAGTTTCTACAGTTTGTTTAACAAACAACtcttttgtgaaacatgaaaatATGAACAAAAGGACATGTGTGGATGCAAGTTATATTTGTACATATATTATGTTCAAATGTTAATAAAACAAGATCTATAACAGTAACAGAGTCAGTGAACATACTCCAGCGTCTTCAGTCTACAGTTTGAACTCTCCAGAAAATCACACAGATgtttcactcctgaatccttcagGTTCTCGTTGGAACTCAGGTCCAGATCTCTGAGATGGGAGGGGTTTGACttcagagctgagaccagagaagcacagctgatctctgacaaactGCAGCCCCACAATCTGAATAACGAGTAAAAGAAGTAACTTTAGAAGAAAATGTTCCTGTTTTAAATGATTCAATGTTTAACAATCTGTTCAGAGCTGAAGAAGGTTTAGAATGTTAAAGTTTAGAAGATGGAGACTCCAAACACCTGAACCCAACaggatgaaaatacaaaaagttaaagagctgtcattaATATTAATGACAATGTGCTGCTACTTTAATAAAGACGTAGTGACTTCACCTCTTAAACTCTGCCAGCTCCATCAGGCGCTCCATCTATACTAACTCATGTTAGTATACACAAATACAACCCCACAGAATCTGATTTAAGATCAGAGTCAAGTCAGTTTCCAGTTTGTCAGGATGAATTTTGAGGGAATGTAAACAAAACCTACTATATTTCTTCATCTTCAGTTTAAACTTTTCAGTCAGTATCATACGTTTTCATAAACAggttggaaaataaaaatactgacTATATTTGTATTGTCTGACAGTTGAAACCGAGATTATATATTCattgtatatatgtttttatggttattaatttcttaaaataaaaacctgatggagAATATAAATCCACTGTTTAAGAGGTTCAGAGtgatatttattaatatatgttatatttaAATCTGTAGCTCAACATCGCTCTGCTACAGTCAAACTAAACCACAGGAGagagaaacatattttagtaTTAAGATACTCAGTGAGGATCAGCATAATATCAGCAGTTTAATGTCACCACAACTTTCACAACATATTAAATACAGCCCATTAGTAAAACATGGTGTCTGACCTCAGAGTCTCCAGTATACAGTGAGGATTCTCCAGAaaaccacacagcagctttacTCCTGAATCCTTCAGGTTCTTGTTGTTACTCAgttccagctctctcagatgggaggggttggacctCAGAGCAGAGACCACAGAAGCACAACCGATCTCTGACAAATCGCATTGCCTcaatctgaataaagaataaTTAATGTAGATAAAAATCCATTTATAATCCAAGGACTGATGTCAAACCAAATTTGATTTCTCTACTTTCTGTTACTTCAATTGTAAAAATACTGAAAATTTATGAACCTAGTATGTGAAACCTCAGTCAAGGATTTGAAACCGAcctcagagtctccagtctacagtttGGACTTTCCAATCCAGCAGACAgaagcttcactcctgaatcctccAGGGGGTCATTGGCAGTCATGTCCAGCTCTATCAGATGAGAGGGGTCGGccttcagagctgaggccacAACTTCACAGTGAGTCTCTGAGAGTCCACATTGAATAAatctgtcatgacacatgaattACAAAATCTGGTATGAAGAGCACACTTGAAACACTTTTGATGAACATTTGCTCTTCACATCAGTGGTTCAGCTGATCTCTCAGTGTTTGACATGAAACAataatcctctctctctcacctgcaGACTGTATTCTTAGTTTTTCCTTTAATCTTGCAGACAAAGGGAGAGAGTAACAGTTACATTTAGGGTTCCATAATGTCCACAGTCTCTCAGTGTGATCTGATCCTATGTGTGACTCCACAAAGTGGCATGAATCAAAGAATAATTTCATCTTGATTAGAAATCATCTTTACAGCTCAGTGAACAGTTTCAGTTGAAACGATGAGCTCTCTTTACTGGATACCTGCTGCTGTCAGGTTCATGTCTATAAGTAGGAAATTTCAGTTTCCAAACAGAGCagaaatgaaacaaatattaaagataaaataataatacatactgtatgtaatcaTTACTATAATTAAATGTGTTGATGTGCATGACatatttttttagacttttcttCATCTCAAATGTATTCAGCTCACAAACACAATTAAACACAGACTAAAGTTACATTATTTTCAACATAGTGTCATTAGAAAGATGTTTATCAGCATGAAAAATATAATCAGACCTCTGCTATTGGTGGAAAATGATACACATCATTAAGCAAACTCTTACATTTTCAACTAGTGGTAAAATCAGTCAGGTATTACCTGTATGTCTGATTAATAATGAAGTTAACTTGCTGAAACTACTCATGTGTTAATAACTTTACTGCTTTCACTGATTACTGATAAAACACTGCTGTGAGAAAACCTCAACCTCTaaagtgtgtttgtttcagGTTTACATGTTGAATAGAATTAGAAGAAAAACCTGTAAAATGTAATAGTTttagaaataatttaaataactgAGTTCATTAACTTGACAGCTAGAGACACAACCACCTGAAACATAAATATGTTTTGCTCTCACAGCTCAAGATCATCTGTGACATAAAACAACTGATATATTTTTGCAATAAATAATTGAAACACAATTTGAAAATAATGATACTTTTAAAGTTTGTATTTCAGGAACTAAACTACAAATCAACACAGTTTTATAAAGTTAATGACATCTGGACTTACCGAGCCTTTCTGCAGTTCCCCACAGCTGGGATCAGTCTCAGTCGTCCCTCATCTGATGTGTTGTACTTCTCCAGGTCCAACTCATCCAGAACCTCCTCTGACATCTGCAGCATGTAGGCCAGAGTTGAGCAGTGGATCTCAGAGAGTTGCTTCTCTGATCTGTTCTCTGACTTCAGGAACTCTTGGATCTCCTGATGGACTGAGCGGTCGTTCATCTCCGTCAGACAGTGGAAGAGGTTGATGGTTCTGTCAGGACAGAACCAATTACTGTCCATCTCCTTCAGGTTGTTGATGGCACTCTGAATGATTTCTggactgttgtctgtctgacccagcagGTCTCCTAAGAGTCTCTGGTTGGACTCCAGAGAGAGGCCATGAAGGAAGCGGACAAACAGGTCCAGGTGGCCATTTTTACTTATGAGGGATTTCTCCATGGCTCTCTCCAGGAAGACATCCAGGGATGGGTAATGATCATTGTCCCAATCATCAACATCCTCTTCAACATCATATTCAggatcatcattatcatcaacATCCAGGAAGTCCTTCAGtacctgtgtgttcctgttggtgtaacagtggaacaggtagactgcagacagaaactcctgaacactcagatgaaCGAAGCAGTAGACTGTTTTCTGGAAGATCACACTCTCTCTTTTGAAGATCTCTGAACAAACTCCTGAGTACAGCGAGGCCTCTGTGACATCCAGACCACAGCGCTCCAGGTCTTCTTGGTAGAACATGATGTTTCCTTTCTTCAGCTGTTCAAACGCCAGCCTCCCCAGCTTCAGAAGAACTTCCCTGTCAGCCTCCGTCAGCTCCTGTGGACTCGTCTCATGTCCCTCAGCATACTTGagcttcttcctctttgtctgaaccagcaggaagtgtgagtacatgtcagtcagggtcttgggcagctctcctctctGGTCTGTAGTCAACATGtggtccagaactgtagcagtgatccagcagaagactgggatcacacacatgatgtggaggctcctggatgtcttgatgtgggagaagATTCTGCTGGACAGCTCTTCATCACTgactctcttcctgaagtactcctccttctggtcGTCAGTGAAGCCTCGTACTTCTGTCACCCTGTCAACACATgtaggagggatctgattggctgctgcaggtcgggtAGTTATCCAGACGAGAGCTGAGGGAAGCAGCTTCCCCTGGATGAGGTTTGTCAACAGCACGTTGACTGATGACTTCTGTGTGACATCAGAAACAGCCTCATTGTTGTTGAAATCCAGGTAAAGTCTGCTTTCATCCAGGCCGTCAAAGATGAAGAGAACTTTAGTGCGAGTGAGCTGCTCTGCTGTGAGCTTCTGTAaagatggatgaaaaacacGGAGCAGCTCCAGAAGACTGTACTGCTCATCTTTGATCAAGTTCCGCTCCCTGAAGGAAAGAGGAATCACCAGACTGATATCTTGGTTTTCCAAACCCTCGGCCCAGTCCAGACAGAACTTCTGAACTGAGAAGGTTTTTCCAACGCCAGCGACACCGCTCATCAGAATGACTCTGATGGGTTTCTGTTCGTCAGGTAAGGCTTTAAAGATTTCATGGCACTTGATTGGATTGTCGTGGAGGATCTTCTTCTCGGAAGCTGTCTCGAGCTGCCTCACCTCATGTTGGGTATTAACTTCTTCACTCAGTCCCTTTGCGATGTAGATCTCAGTGTAGACCTTGTTGAGGAgggttttacttcctgtttcaCAAGTTCCTTCAATTACACCTTCACAACTTGTCGTCTGACTGATTTTATGTCCAACTACAACATCCTGCAGCCCAGGAACTGCCAACAGAGACAGTACAATATGTGAGTAAAGAAAAAGGTTCTGAGAATCTGGTGATTATTTtagaacaacacaaaaaaattaaacatttttaatttcatgATTTTTTTGAA from Perca fluviatilis chromosome 21, GENO_Pfluv_1.0, whole genome shotgun sequence carries:
- the LOC120550714 gene encoding NLR family CARD domain-containing protein 3-like isoform X4, which gives rise to MRELEEEDRSASPVSSCLSVKSDWSKDRPPDFSNEPRPSDTKINLHREKKRTHDSVEEQPSCCALCQDVLKDPVSTSCGHGFCRQCITSDSSCPQCGKRSRTIPGLQDVVVGHKISQTTSCEGVIEGTCETGSKTLLNKVYTEIYIAKGLSEEVNTQHEVRQLETASEKKILHDNPIKCHEIFKALPDEQKPIRVILMSGVAGVGKTFSVQKFCLDWAEGLENQDISLVIPLSFRERNLIKDEQYSLLELLRVFHPSLQKLTAEQLTRTKVLFIFDGLDESRLYLDFNNNEAVSDVTQKSSVNVLLTNLIQGKLLPSALVWITTRPAAANQIPPTCVDRVTEVRGFTDDQKEEYFRKRVSDEELSSRIFSHIKTSRSLHIMCVIPVFCWITATVLDHMLTTDQRGELPKTLTDMYSHFLLVQTKRKKLKYAEGHETSPQELTEADREVLLKLGRLAFEQLKKGNIMFYQEDLERCGLDVTEASLYSGVCSEIFKRESVIFQKTVYCFVHLSVQEFLSAVYLFHCYTNRNTQVLKDFLDVDDNDDPEYDVEEDVDDWDNDHYPSLDVFLERAMEKSLISKNGHLDLFVRFLHGLSLESNQRLLGDLLGQTDNSPEIIQSAINNLKEMDSNWFCPDRTINLFHCLTEMNDRSVHQEIQEFLKSENRSEKQLSEIHCSTLAYMLQMSEEVLDELDLEKYNTSDEGRLRLIPAVGNCRKARFIQCGLSETHCEVVASALKADPSHLIELDMTANDPLEDSGVKLLSAGLESPNCRLETLRLRQCDLSEIGCASVVSALRSNPSHLRELELSNNKNLKDSGVKLLCGFLENPHCILETLRLWGCSLSEISCASLVSALKSNPSHLRDLDLSSNENLKDSGVKHLCDFLESSNCRLKTLDLGSCSLSKIGCASLASALKSNPSHLRELDLGYNKNLKDSGVKQLCDFLESSNCRLETLKLSSCTLSEISCASLASALKANPSHLRELVLGYDKLKDSEVKLLSDLVESPNCRLETLRISNKWITAEKHQK
- the LOC120550714 gene encoding protein NLRC3-like isoform X2, with protein sequence MRELEEEDRSASPVSSCLSVKSDWSKDRPPDFSNEPRPSDTKRRSASPVSSCLSVKSDWSKDRPPDFSNEPRPSDTKEKKRTHDSVEEQPSCCALCQDVLKDPVSTSCGHGFCRQCITSDSSCPQCGKRSRTIPGLQDVVVGHKISQTTSCEGVIEGTCETGSKTLLNKVYTEIYIAKGLSEEVNTQHEVRQLETASEKKILHDNPIKCHEIFKALPDEQKPIRVILMSGVAGVGKTFSVQKFCLDWAEGLENQDISLVIPLSFRERNLIKDEQYSLLELLRVFHPSLQKLTAEQLTRTKVLFIFDGLDESRLYLDFNNNEAVSDVTQKSSVNVLLTNLIQGKLLPSALVWITTRPAAANQIPPTCVDRVTEVRGFTDDQKEEYFRKRVSDEELSSRIFSHIKTSRSLHIMCVIPVFCWITATVLDHMLTTDQRGELPKTLTDMYSHFLLVQTKRKKLKYAEGHETSPQELTEADREVLLKLGRLAFEQLKKGNIMFYQEDLERCGLDVTEASLYSGVCSEIFKRESVIFQKTVYCFVHLSVQEFLSAVYLFHCYTNRNTQVLKDFLDVDDNDDPEYDVEEDVDDWDNDHYPSLDVFLERAMEKSLISKNGHLDLFVRFLHGLSLESNQRLLGDLLGQTDNSPEIIQSAINNLKEMDSNWFCPDRTINLFHCLTEMNDRSVHQEIQEFLKSENRSEKQLSEIHCSTLAYMLQMSEEVLDELDLEKYNTSDEGRLRLIPAVGNCRKARFIQCGLSETHCEVVASALKADPSHLIELDMTANDPLEDSGVKLLSAGLESPNCRLETLRLRQCDLSEIGCASVVSALRSNPSHLRELELSNNKNLKDSGVKLLCGFLENPHCILETLRLWGCSLSEISCASLVSALKSNPSHLRDLDLSSNENLKDSGVKHLCDFLESSNCRLKTLDLGSCSLSKIGCASLASALKSNPSHLRELDLGYNKNLKDSGVKQLCDFLESSNCRLETLKLSSCTLSEISCASLASALKANPSHLRELVLGYDKLKDSEVKLLSDLVESPNCRLETLRISNKWITAEKHQK
- the LOC120550714 gene encoding protein NLRC3-like isoform X1, giving the protein MRELEEEDRSASPVSSCLSVKSDWSKDRPPDFSNEPRPSDTKRRSASPVSSCLSVKSDWSKDRPPDFSNEPRPSDTKINLHREKKRTHDSVEEQPSCCALCQDVLKDPVSTSCGHGFCRQCITSDSSCPQCGKRSRTIPGLQDVVVGHKISQTTSCEGVIEGTCETGSKTLLNKVYTEIYIAKGLSEEVNTQHEVRQLETASEKKILHDNPIKCHEIFKALPDEQKPIRVILMSGVAGVGKTFSVQKFCLDWAEGLENQDISLVIPLSFRERNLIKDEQYSLLELLRVFHPSLQKLTAEQLTRTKVLFIFDGLDESRLYLDFNNNEAVSDVTQKSSVNVLLTNLIQGKLLPSALVWITTRPAAANQIPPTCVDRVTEVRGFTDDQKEEYFRKRVSDEELSSRIFSHIKTSRSLHIMCVIPVFCWITATVLDHMLTTDQRGELPKTLTDMYSHFLLVQTKRKKLKYAEGHETSPQELTEADREVLLKLGRLAFEQLKKGNIMFYQEDLERCGLDVTEASLYSGVCSEIFKRESVIFQKTVYCFVHLSVQEFLSAVYLFHCYTNRNTQVLKDFLDVDDNDDPEYDVEEDVDDWDNDHYPSLDVFLERAMEKSLISKNGHLDLFVRFLHGLSLESNQRLLGDLLGQTDNSPEIIQSAINNLKEMDSNWFCPDRTINLFHCLTEMNDRSVHQEIQEFLKSENRSEKQLSEIHCSTLAYMLQMSEEVLDELDLEKYNTSDEGRLRLIPAVGNCRKARFIQCGLSETHCEVVASALKADPSHLIELDMTANDPLEDSGVKLLSAGLESPNCRLETLRLRQCDLSEIGCASVVSALRSNPSHLRELELSNNKNLKDSGVKLLCGFLENPHCILETLRLWGCSLSEISCASLVSALKSNPSHLRDLDLSSNENLKDSGVKHLCDFLESSNCRLKTLDLGSCSLSKIGCASLASALKSNPSHLRELDLGYNKNLKDSGVKQLCDFLESSNCRLETLKLSSCTLSEISCASLASALKANPSHLRELVLGYDKLKDSEVKLLSDLVESPNCRLETLRISNKWITAEKHQK
- the LOC120550714 gene encoding NLR family CARD domain-containing protein 3-like isoform X5, translating into MRELEEEDRSASPVSSCLSVKSDWSKDRPPDFSNEPRPSDTKEKKRTHDSVEEQPSCCALCQDVLKDPVSTSCGHGFCRQCITSDSSCPQCGKRSRTIPGLQDVVVGHKISQTTSCEGVIEGTCETGSKTLLNKVYTEIYIAKGLSEEVNTQHEVRQLETASEKKILHDNPIKCHEIFKALPDEQKPIRVILMSGVAGVGKTFSVQKFCLDWAEGLENQDISLVIPLSFRERNLIKDEQYSLLELLRVFHPSLQKLTAEQLTRTKVLFIFDGLDESRLYLDFNNNEAVSDVTQKSSVNVLLTNLIQGKLLPSALVWITTRPAAANQIPPTCVDRVTEVRGFTDDQKEEYFRKRVSDEELSSRIFSHIKTSRSLHIMCVIPVFCWITATVLDHMLTTDQRGELPKTLTDMYSHFLLVQTKRKKLKYAEGHETSPQELTEADREVLLKLGRLAFEQLKKGNIMFYQEDLERCGLDVTEASLYSGVCSEIFKRESVIFQKTVYCFVHLSVQEFLSAVYLFHCYTNRNTQVLKDFLDVDDNDDPEYDVEEDVDDWDNDHYPSLDVFLERAMEKSLISKNGHLDLFVRFLHGLSLESNQRLLGDLLGQTDNSPEIIQSAINNLKEMDSNWFCPDRTINLFHCLTEMNDRSVHQEIQEFLKSENRSEKQLSEIHCSTLAYMLQMSEEVLDELDLEKYNTSDEGRLRLIPAVGNCRKARFIQCGLSETHCEVVASALKADPSHLIELDMTANDPLEDSGVKLLSAGLESPNCRLETLRLRQCDLSEIGCASVVSALRSNPSHLRELELSNNKNLKDSGVKLLCGFLENPHCILETLRLWGCSLSEISCASLVSALKSNPSHLRDLDLSSNENLKDSGVKHLCDFLESSNCRLKTLDLGSCSLSKIGCASLASALKSNPSHLRELDLGYNKNLKDSGVKQLCDFLESSNCRLETLKLSSCTLSEISCASLASALKANPSHLRELVLGYDKLKDSEVKLLSDLVESPNCRLETLRISNKWITAEKHQK
- the LOC120550714 gene encoding NLR family CARD domain-containing protein 3-like isoform X6, which translates into the protein MRELEEEDRSASPVSSCLSVKSDWSKDRPPDFSNEPRPSDTKRRSASPVSSCLSVKSDWSKDRPPDFSNEPRPSDTKINLHREKKRTHDSVEEQPSCCALCQDVLKDPVSTSCGHGFCRQCITSDSSCPQCGKRSRTIPGLQDVVVGHKISQTTSCEGVIEGTCETGSKTLLNKVYTEIYIAKGLSEEVNTQHEVRQLETASEKKILHDNPIKCHEIFKALPDEQKPIRVILMSGVAGVGKTFSVQKFCLDWAEGLENQDISLVIPLSFRERNLIKDEQYSLLELLRVFHPSLQKLTAEQLTRTKVLFIFDGLDESRLYLDFNNNEAVSDVTQKSSVNVLLTNLIQGKLLPSALVWITTRPAAANQIPPTCVDRVTEVRGFTDDQKEEYFRKRVSDEELSSRIFSHIKTSRSLHIMCVIPVFCWITATVLDHMLTTDQRGELPKTLTDMYSHFLLVQTKRKKLKYAEGHETSPQELTEADREVLLKLGRLAFEQLKKGNIMFYQEDLERCGLDVTEASLYSGVCSEIFKRESVIFQKTVYCFVHLSVQEFLSAVYLFHCYTNRNTQVLKDFLDVDDNDDPEYDVEEDVDDWDNDHYPSLDVFLERAMEKSLISKNGHLDLFVRFLHGLSLESNQRLLGDLLGQTDNSPEIIQSAINNLKEMDSNWFCPDRTINLFHCLTEMNDRSVHQEIQEFLKSENRSEKQLSEIHCSTLAYMLQMSEEVLDELDLEKYNTSDEGRLRLIPAVGNCRKARFIQCGLSETHCEVVASALKADPSHLIELDMTANDPLEDSGVKLLSAGLESPNCRLETLRLWGCSLSEISCASLVSALKSNPSHLRDLDLSSNENLKDSGVKHLCDFLESSNCRLKTLDLGSCSLSKIGCASLASALKSNPSHLRELDLGYNKNLKDSGVKQLCDFLESSNCRLETLKLSSCTLSEISCASLASALKANPSHLRELVLGYDKLKDSEVKLLSDLVESPNCRLETLRISNKWITAEKHQK